Proteins encoded together in one Centropristis striata isolate RG_2023a ecotype Rhode Island chromosome 6, C.striata_1.0, whole genome shotgun sequence window:
- the LOC131973103 gene encoding synaptic vesicle glycoprotein 2B-like, producing the protein MADPYQNNTYHQGGGDSYGTYGEGGGPDGYGYRGDYPPQEEDAASDVTEGHDEEDQMYEGEYQGIPHPDEVKAAQRASRAKDRAASGGVVSELEELSEQYEDIMEDCGHGKFQWTLFIVLGLALMADGVECFVVAFVLPSAEKDLCLSNAEKGMLGLTVFLSMMVGAFLWGGLADKVGRRRCLIVALAINCMCAFLSSFAQGYGFFLFFRLLSGIGIGGTVPIVYSYFSEFLQMDKRGEHLSWLCMFWMIGGIYASFTAWGIIPRYGWGFSMGSEFQFHSWRVFVLVAALPAIASLVGLTFMPESPRFLLENAKHDEAWMILKQVHDTNWRAKGQPEKVFTVTHIKAPKTAEDEFIEIQSATGTPIQRWAVRSLTLCKLVLRNIASLLSAELRFATLFMAIIWFCMAFSYYGLSVWFPDMIKHLQNEEYEARVKVFHRERVENFHFNFSLENQIHKEGEYINDKFISIEMKSVKFENSLFEDCRFEDIRSTDTVFENCTIRSTVFSNTDLWEEKFIDCRMDNTTIFEHNKKGCHLDTVEENDVLIYLVSFLGSLSVLPGNIISALFMEKIGRVKIIGGSMLISAGCTFFLFLSFSQSAIIALQCLFCGVSVAAWNGIEVVTVELYPTSKRATAFGVLNALCKLAAVLGSSIFTSFVGVTKVIPILLSFTALVCGGLVALKLPDTRDKILQ; encoded by the exons ATGGCTGACCCCTACCAAAACAACACATACCACCAAGGAGGGGGGGACAGCTATGGGACTTACGGAGAAGGTGGTGGTCCTGATGGATACGGTTATCGGGGAGATTACCCTCCCCAGGAAGAGGACGCAGCGAGCGACGTGACTGAAGGACACGATGAAGAGGACCAGATGTACGAAGGAGAATATCAAGGGATCCCACATCCTGACGAGGTGAAAGCTGCACAGAGAGCCTCACG GGCTAAAGATCGAGCAGCATCCGGCGGGGTGGTCTCTGAACTGGAAGAGTTATCCGAACAGTACGAGGACATCATGGAGGACTGTGGCCACGGGAAGTTCCAGTGGACACTCTTCATCGTGCTGGGCCTGGCTCTGATGGCTGATGGAGTCGAATGTTTCGTGGTGGCGTTCGTTCTACCATCTGCAGAAAAAGATCTGTGTCTCTCTAACGCAGAGAAAGGAATGTTGG GTCTGACCGTCTTCCTGAGCATGATGGTGGGAGCGTTCTTGTGGGGCGGTCTGGCAGACAAAGTTGGCCGTCGGCGCTGTCTGATCGTGGCGTTAGCGATAAACTGCATGTGTGCCTTCCTGTCTTCGTTCGCCCAAGGCTACGgattcttcctcttcttcaggCTGCTATCTGGCATTGG TATCGGTGGGACGGTGCCGATCGTCTACTCCTACTTCTCCGAGTTTCTTCAGATGGACAAGAGAGGAGAGCACCTGTCCTGGCTGTGTATGTTCTGGATGATCGGTGGGATCTACGCCTCGTTCACCGCCTGGGGAATCATACCCAGATACG gTTGGGGGTTCAGTATGGGCTCAGAGTTTCAGTTCCACAGCTGGCGGGTGTTTGTCCTGGTTGCAGCTCTTCCTGCGATCGCTTCTCTGGTCGGACTCACCTTCATGCCTGAGAGTCCCCGCTTCCTCCTGGAG AATGCCAAACACGATGAGGCGTGGATGATCCTGAAACAGGTCCATGACACCAACTGGAGGGCCAAGGGGCAGCCAGAGAAAGTCTTTACT GTGACTCACATCAAGGCACCCAAGACAGCAGAGGATGAGTTCATAGAGATCCAGAGTGCTACAGGAACGCCCATACAGCGGTGGGCTGTACGCTCACTAACACTCTGTAAACTG GTGCTGAGGAACATAGCATCGCTCCTGTCTGCAGAACTGAGGTTTGCCACACTCTTCATGGCCATCATCTGGTTCTGCATGGCTTTCAG TTACtatggtctgtctgtctggttcCCTGACATGATAAAACACCTTCAGAATGAAGAGTACGAGGCCAGGGTGAAG GTGTTCCACAGAGAACGAGTGGAGAACTTCCATTTCAACTTTTCTTTAGAGAACCAAATACATAAAGAAGGAGAATACATCAATGACAA GTTCATCAGTATAGAGATGAAGTCAGTGAAGTTTGAGAACTCACTGTTTGAAGACTGTCGCTTTGAAGACATCAGGTCCACAGACACTGTGTTTGAGAACTGCACCATCCGTTCCACTGTCTTCAGTAACACAG ACCTGTGGGAGGAGAAGTTCATCGACTGTAGGATGGACAACACCACCATCTTCGAGCACAACAAGAAAGGCTGCCACCTGGACACCGTGGAGGAGAACGACGTTCTCATTTACCTGGTCAGCTTCCTGGGCAGTCTGTCAGTGTTGCCAGGCAACATCATCTCAGCCCTCTTCATGGAGAAGATCGGCAGAGTCAAGATCATAG GTGGCTCCATGCTCATTTCAGCCGGCTGcaccttcttcctcttcctgagCTTCAGCCAGTCAGCCATCATCGCGCTGCAGTGTCTGTTCTGTGGTGTGAGTGTCGCTGCGTGGAACGGCATCGAGGTGGTGACTGTAGAGCTGTACCCCACCTCCAAAAG GGCCACGGCGTTCGGCGTGCTGAACGCTCTGTGTAAGCTGGCGGCCGTGCTTGGCAGCTCCATCTTCACCAGCTTTGTGGGCGTCACCAAAGTTATCCCCATCCTGCTGTCATTCACTGCGCTGGTGTGTGGCGGACTGGTGGCCCTCAAACTACCCGACACGCGAGACAAAATCCTCCAGTGA